From Quercus lobata isolate SW786 chromosome 1, ValleyOak3.0 Primary Assembly, whole genome shotgun sequence, one genomic window encodes:
- the LOC115979457 gene encoding uncharacterized protein LOC115979457 isoform X1, translating to MPIHQTLHRVSTKVKKFISNQQQLIRVLGSQTQNPCNPIYTNTFEKLATDYKSKKKQKDFRHHPHHLLNLWSPFKLKTQSVSAVALLMGLLGMVYQGKKQPPSPPTPSETGSPEDSPVVSSRFKLKDGRYLAYRERGVPKDKAKFKIIVVHGLGSSKEMNFLAPQELIDELGIYFLLFDRAGYGESDADPKHSVKSEAFDIQELADHLQIGSKFYVIGVSMGSYSIWSCLKYIPDRLAGVSFVVPVVNYWWRSLPDRVVKDDYRKKLVRWSMWFANHAPGLLHWWVNQKWLPSTSVLERNPMFFNDRDIDVLKTISGFPMLTQDKLRERSVFDTLRRDFMLAFGKWEFDPLDLRNPYPQNESTVHIWQGLEDKVVPVQLQRFVSGKLPWIRYHEVPNGGHLIVHYDGICEAILRSLLLGEEQVSFRPNTAKIIP from the exons ATGCCCATTCATCAAACCCTTCACAG GGTGTCCactaaagttaaaaaatttataagtaatCAACAACAACTTATTAGAGTTTTGGGTAGTCAAACTCAAAATCCTTGCAACCCAATATACACTAATACCTTTGAAAAGCTAGCTACCGACTACAagtcaaaaaagaaacaaaaggatTTCAgacatcatcctcatcatctgCTAAACCTTTGGAGTCCCTTCAAACTCAAAACACAATCCGTGTCAG CAGTTGCCTTGTTGATGGGTCTTCTAGGAATGgtttatcaaggaaaaaaacaacCTCCTTCTCCTCCCACTCCTTCAGAGACTGGTTCCCCAGAAGATTCTCCTGTGGTTTCTTCAAGATTCAAACTCAAAGATGGGAGGTACCTGGCTTACAGGGAGAGAGGTGTGCCCAAGGACAAAGCTAAATTCAAGATCATTGTTGTCCACGGCTTAGGGAGCTCTAAAGAGATGAATTTTCTGGCACCTCAA GAACTAATAGATGAGTTGGGGATATATTTTCTGCTATTTGATCGAGCGGGATATGGAGAAAGTGATGCAGACCCAAAGCACTCAGTAAAGAGTGAAGCATTTGACATTCAAGAACTTGCTGATCATTTACAGATAGGATCCAAGTTTTATGTGATTGGAGTCTCAATGGGATCCTACTCCATATGGAGTTGCCTCAAATACATACCAGACAG GCTAGCAGGTGTGTCTTTTGTAGTCCCGGTTGTGAATTACTGGTGGCGTTCTCTACCTGATAGAGTGGTAAAGGATGACTACAGGAAGAAACTTGTGAGGTGGTCAATGTGGTTTGCAAATCATGCTCCTGGACTACTACACTGGTGGGTGAATCAAAAATGGCTCCCTTCAACTTCTGTCTTGGAAAGAAACCCGATGTTCTTCAATGACCGAGACATAGATGTTTTGAAGACTATATCAGGATTCCCAATGCTCACCCAG GATAAGTTACGGGAGAGAAGTGTTTTTGATACTCTCCGTCGTGACTTTATGCTGGCTTTTGGCAAATGGGAATTTGACCCTTTGGATCTGCGCAATCCATACCCTCAAAATGAAAGCACTGTGCACATATGGCAAGGTTTAGAAGATAAGGTTGTGCCTGTTCAGCTTCAAAGATTTGTTTCTGGGAAGCTACCCTGGATTCGGTATCATGAAGTTCCAAATGGTGGACATTTGATAGTGCATTATGATGGTATATGCGAAGCCATTTTAAGGTCGCTTTTGCTTGGAGAAGAACAAGTTTCATTTAGACCTAATACAGCCAAAATCATACCTTGA
- the LOC115979457 gene encoding uncharacterized protein LOC115979457 isoform X2: protein MPIHQTLHRVSTKVKKFISNQQQLIRVLGSQTQNPCNPIYTNTFEKLATDYKSKKKQKDFRHHPHHLLNLWSPFKLKTQSVSVALLMGLLGMVYQGKKQPPSPPTPSETGSPEDSPVVSSRFKLKDGRYLAYRERGVPKDKAKFKIIVVHGLGSSKEMNFLAPQELIDELGIYFLLFDRAGYGESDADPKHSVKSEAFDIQELADHLQIGSKFYVIGVSMGSYSIWSCLKYIPDRLAGVSFVVPVVNYWWRSLPDRVVKDDYRKKLVRWSMWFANHAPGLLHWWVNQKWLPSTSVLERNPMFFNDRDIDVLKTISGFPMLTQDKLRERSVFDTLRRDFMLAFGKWEFDPLDLRNPYPQNESTVHIWQGLEDKVVPVQLQRFVSGKLPWIRYHEVPNGGHLIVHYDGICEAILRSLLLGEEQVSFRPNTAKIIP, encoded by the exons ATGCCCATTCATCAAACCCTTCACAG GGTGTCCactaaagttaaaaaatttataagtaatCAACAACAACTTATTAGAGTTTTGGGTAGTCAAACTCAAAATCCTTGCAACCCAATATACACTAATACCTTTGAAAAGCTAGCTACCGACTACAagtcaaaaaagaaacaaaaggatTTCAgacatcatcctcatcatctgCTAAACCTTTGGAGTCCCTTCAAACTCAAAACACAATCCGTGTCAG TTGCCTTGTTGATGGGTCTTCTAGGAATGgtttatcaaggaaaaaaacaacCTCCTTCTCCTCCCACTCCTTCAGAGACTGGTTCCCCAGAAGATTCTCCTGTGGTTTCTTCAAGATTCAAACTCAAAGATGGGAGGTACCTGGCTTACAGGGAGAGAGGTGTGCCCAAGGACAAAGCTAAATTCAAGATCATTGTTGTCCACGGCTTAGGGAGCTCTAAAGAGATGAATTTTCTGGCACCTCAA GAACTAATAGATGAGTTGGGGATATATTTTCTGCTATTTGATCGAGCGGGATATGGAGAAAGTGATGCAGACCCAAAGCACTCAGTAAAGAGTGAAGCATTTGACATTCAAGAACTTGCTGATCATTTACAGATAGGATCCAAGTTTTATGTGATTGGAGTCTCAATGGGATCCTACTCCATATGGAGTTGCCTCAAATACATACCAGACAG GCTAGCAGGTGTGTCTTTTGTAGTCCCGGTTGTGAATTACTGGTGGCGTTCTCTACCTGATAGAGTGGTAAAGGATGACTACAGGAAGAAACTTGTGAGGTGGTCAATGTGGTTTGCAAATCATGCTCCTGGACTACTACACTGGTGGGTGAATCAAAAATGGCTCCCTTCAACTTCTGTCTTGGAAAGAAACCCGATGTTCTTCAATGACCGAGACATAGATGTTTTGAAGACTATATCAGGATTCCCAATGCTCACCCAG GATAAGTTACGGGAGAGAAGTGTTTTTGATACTCTCCGTCGTGACTTTATGCTGGCTTTTGGCAAATGGGAATTTGACCCTTTGGATCTGCGCAATCCATACCCTCAAAATGAAAGCACTGTGCACATATGGCAAGGTTTAGAAGATAAGGTTGTGCCTGTTCAGCTTCAAAGATTTGTTTCTGGGAAGCTACCCTGGATTCGGTATCATGAAGTTCCAAATGGTGGACATTTGATAGTGCATTATGATGGTATATGCGAAGCCATTTTAAGGTCGCTTTTGCTTGGAGAAGAACAAGTTTCATTTAGACCTAATACAGCCAAAATCATACCTTGA
- the LOC115979457 gene encoding uncharacterized protein LOC115979457 isoform X3, translating into MGLLGMVYQGKKQPPSPPTPSETGSPEDSPVVSSRFKLKDGRYLAYRERGVPKDKAKFKIIVVHGLGSSKEMNFLAPQELIDELGIYFLLFDRAGYGESDADPKHSVKSEAFDIQELADHLQIGSKFYVIGVSMGSYSIWSCLKYIPDRLAGVSFVVPVVNYWWRSLPDRVVKDDYRKKLVRWSMWFANHAPGLLHWWVNQKWLPSTSVLERNPMFFNDRDIDVLKTISGFPMLTQDKLRERSVFDTLRRDFMLAFGKWEFDPLDLRNPYPQNESTVHIWQGLEDKVVPVQLQRFVSGKLPWIRYHEVPNGGHLIVHYDGICEAILRSLLLGEEQVSFRPNTAKIIP; encoded by the exons ATGGGTCTTCTAGGAATGgtttatcaaggaaaaaaacaacCTCCTTCTCCTCCCACTCCTTCAGAGACTGGTTCCCCAGAAGATTCTCCTGTGGTTTCTTCAAGATTCAAACTCAAAGATGGGAGGTACCTGGCTTACAGGGAGAGAGGTGTGCCCAAGGACAAAGCTAAATTCAAGATCATTGTTGTCCACGGCTTAGGGAGCTCTAAAGAGATGAATTTTCTGGCACCTCAA GAACTAATAGATGAGTTGGGGATATATTTTCTGCTATTTGATCGAGCGGGATATGGAGAAAGTGATGCAGACCCAAAGCACTCAGTAAAGAGTGAAGCATTTGACATTCAAGAACTTGCTGATCATTTACAGATAGGATCCAAGTTTTATGTGATTGGAGTCTCAATGGGATCCTACTCCATATGGAGTTGCCTCAAATACATACCAGACAG GCTAGCAGGTGTGTCTTTTGTAGTCCCGGTTGTGAATTACTGGTGGCGTTCTCTACCTGATAGAGTGGTAAAGGATGACTACAGGAAGAAACTTGTGAGGTGGTCAATGTGGTTTGCAAATCATGCTCCTGGACTACTACACTGGTGGGTGAATCAAAAATGGCTCCCTTCAACTTCTGTCTTGGAAAGAAACCCGATGTTCTTCAATGACCGAGACATAGATGTTTTGAAGACTATATCAGGATTCCCAATGCTCACCCAG GATAAGTTACGGGAGAGAAGTGTTTTTGATACTCTCCGTCGTGACTTTATGCTGGCTTTTGGCAAATGGGAATTTGACCCTTTGGATCTGCGCAATCCATACCCTCAAAATGAAAGCACTGTGCACATATGGCAAGGTTTAGAAGATAAGGTTGTGCCTGTTCAGCTTCAAAGATTTGTTTCTGGGAAGCTACCCTGGATTCGGTATCATGAAGTTCCAAATGGTGGACATTTGATAGTGCATTATGATGGTATATGCGAAGCCATTTTAAGGTCGCTTTTGCTTGGAGAAGAACAAGTTTCATTTAGACCTAATACAGCCAAAATCATACCTTGA